The proteins below are encoded in one region of Malaclemys terrapin pileata isolate rMalTer1 chromosome 8, rMalTer1.hap1, whole genome shotgun sequence:
- the MRPL22 gene encoding 39S ribosomal protein L22, mitochondrial encodes MRGEPLLESEPGKMAAQAVSGAGAAWARSLLSWARPDRLLASCSISLLSNIQTRTYQQNVGRWEKKNRIVYPPQLPGEPRRPAEIFHCRRDIKYSKDKMWYLAKLIKGMSIDQAFAQLEFNDKKGAKVIKEVLLEAQEMAVRNHNVEFKSNLYIADSFSGKGHYLKRIRYHGRGMFGIMEKVRCHYFVKLVEGPPPPPEAPQTGFDQAKEYVQQLRNRTIIHTL; translated from the exons ATGCGTGGGGAGCCGCTGCTGGAAAGCGAGCCGGGGAAGATGGCGGCGCAGGCGGTGAGCGGAGCAG GGGCCGCCTGGGCGCGGAGCCTTCTCAGCTGGGCCCGGCCGGACAG GTTACTAGCATCTTGCAGTATTTCTCTTCTGTCAAATATCCAAACAAGAACGTATCAGCAGAATGTTGGGAGATGGGAGAAGAAGAACAGAATAGTTTACCCTCCGCAGCTGCCGGGAGAGCCTCGAAGACCAGCA GAAATATTCCACTGTCGAAGGGACATAAAATACAGTAAGGATAAGATGTGGTATTTGGCAAAACTG ATAAAAGGAATGTCAATTGATCAGGCTTTTGCTCAACTGGAATTCAATGACAAGAAGGGAGCAAAGGTGATCAAAGAG GTTCTTCTGGAAGCTCAAGAAATGGCAGTGAGAAATCACAACGTAGAATTCAAATCAAATTTATACATAG CTGACTCCTTTTCTGGAAAAGGCCACTATCTGAAACGGATTCGCTACCATGGCCGAGGCATGTTTGGCATCATGGAGAAAGTCAGGTGCCATTACTTTGTGAAGCTGGTAGAAGGCCCACCTCCCCCTCCGGAAGCACCACAGACTGGATTTGACCAAGCTAAGGAATATGTGCAGCAGCTCCGAAACAGAACCATTATTCATACACTATGA